The DNA sequence TGGTTGCCACGGTACTAAGCCACGTACTCCCCCCCTCTTTCTACACAGTACTAACCCACTCACCACTGTGCATTTGCAGCTTAAGTGGCGAGTAGCTTGGGTTCTTGCCTAGGCGAGAAAGGGTTCACTCACCCATTTTTTGCAACAGTGttgttcataaaataaaatttgaaaagccaaaatatttatatgggaaAATTTTATCTGCTCGTTCGATGATCATTTGGCATGCCGAAAAATCTTCCTTCTCCCGCATCAGGTGTAGATATTAAATCAGATCCAACAGACGGCGTCAACTGTTGATGCCTAAAAAATCGCACAATAGACTGGAAGGGGAGAGAGTCATTTTTGGCCCGTTATGATGACTTGGGTTTCGATCGGTATTGTTTGGAGCCCCTAACAGTGGTCTAGTGCGGCTATATGACGTCAGTGTGTACATCCATAGtgatgaataagaaaaataaagagagtgaAACATACAAATTTACGTAGTTtggcataatgcctacgtccacggacATTTGGGGAAggaaaatccactataatatgtttgttttataGTCTCTCGTAGTCACTCATTTCTCACTATACAATAGAAGTCGGAGATCTATTTGCTAGAAGAGACATTCATGTTGGAGCTctcattgtaacaccccgtattttagtgtatttttaattgaaggattatttgttattaatttaaaaattgattctcttgttttaaattttcatattttagtgggtttatttttatgatttttaatttgtgaaaattaaatttgacatgtttccttaatattaataattgttatgcatttaaatttctctttattttaaattagtttattgttgggtttaattattttattttcatttaatcactatgtttgaattattttattttacttgttattTTGAAACCATTTTCGatggatcatttttgtaacccaagatgtgaggatttgaccttatttctttccctcactttttcctttcttcctctttttcttttctcctcattttgttttcttctctgcCTTCTCCCGCGCGACgttccccctccctctctctcccgtgcgcttctccctcttctcccaGCCACCGCCGCGCGCCGTCGTGCGTGCCACCACCCAGCCCATCAGCTTCCCCACCGgtcggcgaccacctccctccattcccagctcctccatcgccgccgttagcccccacgtgCAACACCAAGCCGCGACACCTCTTGtgttcgcgcgccgccgtcgtgccacctccggccaccattcttcaccacttcatcctcaacctcctaGGAACTCAATGCATTCAACCTCAGCTCCGATCCACCACCGGTGaagtacatccaactccatttccaaTTTGGgaatttttgcacttcaaccaccttccacgccaccacccacggccaaccaccaccaccactagcttcaccgacattcctaagtcctaccctatcaatcttgggttTTCGTTTGTCCCCGTTCTAAAGTGGgattttgagacccacggccacaatgcaTTTTGTACTGTTACGTTGTTGTACcaccacttctagcacctccgtgatctttctaaaattatattatagcattgtaagtattttctcaaaaaatttttgagatttaaatgtattttcgcgctaactcatatttactgtgaattggttagttgtgtcggactgagtccgaggagtaaaaGGATCGGTTGTATTGGATTATGGAGTtcgtgtgattggtttatgatgtgagatttgttgattgtttcaggtttaaatattggtgttttgtgtttgacgtgggttacggtggatattggtgattttaggaaatgatgatatattttgggattatgaaagttttaagttttgaggaattaaaataggttatttaagaagtttaggcttaaatatcaaaatccgtgattgattgaaaaacTTActgaaattacgtgattatttttataggtgacgatttatagtcgactcgatattttttaggaaaattctgaaaagctaagtcgtccaggtaagcggggttcctatgctagatttgcataaaaataaattgggctaaggttgatttttgaaaatatgcatgttttgttatgaaaaaagatttgaactacctcagttatttgttctgcattacttatgagattctctttaagaataaagtattttcttgcatgactggtgtagacatgagttattTTGCATATTGCTTcagaactgtgcaaaagagagcgaatacgaaagtttgtgcataaaattatattttgtgatatctgaaaattctgttctgttctgaagatgttctgtactctgatatgatgtgatttttgaaaactttgttctgttctgaagatattctgtactctgatatgatgtaatttctgaaaacttttggcatgacattctaaATCGGGATGtagtttgtggatggtgacctatttgacctaccacgggtgctaatagtggcttctgtttgggttggtaccaactgttctgtttctggtgcacccactttggaaacaaagtggtttttctggtggtctttcctgtgtgcacactcggggctccgagaataaataaggggaagattcacattctgtttctgctcggttggtCGCCggagtttgcacaaccctaccaagGAGGTCAAACATggaattctgttctgatatgatgtttcagttatgctgtgccaaggaaattttgaataagaatatttttaaattttcactctaatatttttatagtatgttctgactctgcattctgaaaataaaaagtgttttgttctgtattatGAAATcggtaaatgctcatgtttgcatactagtatatactctttgcttactgagttgttgataactcaccccctcttatctccaatattttcagatgatttttgaatatttcagctgaggatcaagactatgaataattaggtgagatgacttaagaatagtggattaagaatagaaagttttcgatgagtattggtgatttttgataattatattgttgaaatgtgagtttaagtgacatgtagagaattaggtaatttttggagttactATATTGAAGATCttatatacgagtatgtgtggttaattaaatttaaagtgtttacgtttgatttgaaacttttggaagagtattagcaatgttggagttgattatcaagtaatatgagttaactcttcggactctcggggacggggcgttacactcgtcatgaggttgaagaagctgaagaagaagaagcccctAGAGTCGTCTGGCCGTTTCTTTTAATCTAACCCCTCTTTCTACATGCACCTCGATAGTGGTGAGGAAATGCTACTTTTTCTCTTGCGTGTCTAacatcttctattttttccactttcttcCTTTCAATCTCTTTCTTACTTTCCTCCTAACACATTCTCTTCTCACgtcatctctttctctctcattcttttaTCTTCTAGTGGGGACCCTTTGATGGATTGGGCTTGGTTGTCTGGGCTTGAGATATTTTATCGCTTGAGGGGTAATAGAATAATCCTTTTCAAACTTGAATTCTTTTCTGCTCAAGATTTATACCATTTgaattaaacaatatatatggttGAAGGCATGCGTTATTATTCTTCAATGCTGCATGAGCATCATTGCATTTACGTTTCTTACATAACTTGCTTTTGGAGGCTAGCTTGACAGAAGATCTAAAGCAGTTTGTTGAGACTAGTGCTTCTTCTGTGAAGCATGTCGAAGATTATGAAGGTCGGAGATTGAGTTTTTCTCAAACATGTTAGTTTGATTTACCGGTTtacccaaaagaaaatttatgcAGCTAGCAATCTAAAGATTCTAACATGCTATCTCTTTGCTGTGTTTGTCAGGGCATAAAAAAGATTATCATGTTTTCTCAACAATTTGAGACTAGTAAccataataaattcaaaacattATCATGCTTGTAATGGCTACATCACAAATCCGAGTGTTTGAAACTCGTGTTATTTGCAGTGCAAAGGATCAAGAGAGGCGGCAACAGAGAGAAGACGTTAGAGTTGATAGCTAAAACGGTTTGCACACAAGCATGCATTTCCCTGCTTCGATGTGCATTGAGCAGGCTGTGCAAGTTGAAACAACAGACAACCTCTCTACAAGGCAAATGCTCAATGTGGATGGTGCAATTGGGGtccctttcttttctctgcCGGCAGAGGAATGTTCACCAAGCAAGATCAGATTGACATGTTATTCAGAGATTGTCGAGATTTGCTATCCGAATGGAGTCTTGCTGCTGGCACAGTCCATTGGTCTGATTGGCTTAGTTGGATTGCACTTATAAATATTCTTATCCAGACCTATGGGTTATGTTTTGTGTTGCTTATTAAGGTAAAATACATCAGATCTGGGAAACTGACACATTAGCGATGGGAGTTTTGAAACTATATGGCCCTTTTTATCCACAAGGGTGATGCCATAGAGTTGCATGGTCCCCTCTCAGATATAAAACGGTCCTATGTTCACTGCCACTGATATGACTAGTTAGTGACAAAAATGTATACTTTCATTAACTTGGTGTTATTATATCTTCGATCAAGCATGTTGCATTTTCCTTGAAGTAATACAGAATTCGAGCTGATTGCTCCTTAAAAAGCGGGCACAACCTCTGACCACAAGAGGTTGAAACAACTTCTATGATGCCACCCATGGGAGAATAATGTTCTCTACACCAGAGTGAGAGCATTTCAATAAGCTCAAATCATGAAGTTTCGATTATGGTGATGAATCGGTccatattattcttaaatttctttaaaatcagATCGAATCACTCTTTACACCCCTAGGTGTGCTTGAAATTCTACAAAAATGAGTATTACTATTTCTTTACACAGAATGGGGGTGGATATATGAATGAGACCAATAATGCCAGAGAGAAGATGAGACCAATAATGCCAGAGAGAAGATGCTTGAAAGTACCCTAGTGTTGTGTGAAAATAACACATCACTTTTAGTTATTCTACAATACAAaagtgataaataaaatataattaaataaaaccgAACATGTGCCAAGCAAATCCATATTGTGGTGGGCAGACGGCCATTTGGCAAAAAAAAACTAGCAATCTGCGATTTCAACATCAAAGTACAGATGGGATATTCTGCATTCCATATGAAAATACTCCCACTTATCGTATTGTTGGGATAGGGTCCGAAAAATACAAACTTTAATTTAGCTCAGTCTCAAAAAAGAATACGATCTAACCAAACAGGGTAGAACATATGCTCTACTTTTTTTTGAGGTAGGAGTTCAATCTGAAAAAACGCCTAAAAATGCTGCCCCGACAAACTTCAATGTTCCGTGAAGACAAACTCCGTCGAAGACAAGAAGACAGGAAATACTTACCACCGAAAAACCAGAGAAGACGGAACACAGAAAAATAACCTAACCGCAGAGTAATTTCCATAACGGAAGacgaaaaagaaaaggcaagcAAGAGCGACAGAACAACAACAGAAGCAGAGGATAGCAAAGAACCCAAAACCAAAAGTATGTGTTGTTGACAAGACTCCAATAAAAACGCATACTTTTCTTTACCCACCATTAATCGAAGGGTGAAAAAACAataacaactagacttaagaGCGAGTTCAGCTTCCTGACCGAAACATAATTGCAGCTTCCTTTGTGATCAACACCCAAAGTTTCCCATTTGATCTAGAGGATCAGCGGTGAGAATCTTCATGCTCATGTGGGCTTTCCCCATATTTACTCGATCTCTTACCctctcaccaccaccaccaccaccactaccacCAATCCAGGCAAACACAGAACGCACTGAGGCAGTATTGTGAAAGAACAATACCCAACACCTCCCAAACCCCAGTAATGGCTTCAGGTAGCAGAAACGTACGCTCACAACACGACAATCAAGCTCAGTCCTCGAACACAGCGAGCAACATGAGACCCCACCATGCGGAGTCTTCCATCCCCAAAGCCATTGAACAGTTTACCGTCGATGCTCGCCTCCACGCAGTCTTTGAACAGTCCGGCGAGTCGGGTAAGTCCTTCGACTACTCCCAGTCCGTTAGAGCAACCACACAGTCGGTTCCTGAGCAACAAATCACAGCATACTTGTCCAGAATCCAAAGGGGTGGCCATATCCAACCCTTTGGCTGCATGATTGCCGTGGACGAAGCCACCTACAGCGTAATCGCGTACAGCGAGAACGCCCGCGAGTTGCTGGGTCTTTTGCCTCAGTCGGTCCCGAGTCTGGAGAAGCAAGAGATTTTGGCAGTTGGGACTGACGTGAGGACGCTCTTCATGCCCTCGAGCTCGGTTTTGCTCGAGAAGGCGTTTGGAGCTAGGGAAATTACCCTGTTGAACCCGGTTTGGATTCATTCCAAGAATTCAGGGAAGCCCTTTTATGCGATTTTGCATAGGGTAGATGTAGGTATTGTGATTGATTTGGAGCCTGCGAGGACGGAGGATCCAGCTTTGTCTATTGCTGGGGCGGTGCAGTCACAGAAGCTGGCAGTGCGGGCGATTTCACAGCTGCAGTCGCTGCCCGGTGGGGATATCAAGCTCTTGTGTGATACTGTGGTGGAGAGCGTGAGGGAGCTTACTGGGTATGATAGGGTAATGGTGTATAAGTTTCATGAGGATGAGCATGGTGAGGTTGTCGCGGAGAGCAAGAGGCCTGATTTGGATCCGTATATTGGGTTGCATTATCCTTCCACGGATATTCCTCAGGCATCAAGGTTTTTATTTAAGCAGAACAGGGTTAGGATGATTGTGGATTGCAATGCCACGCCTGTTCAGGTGGTTCAGGATGAAGGGCTTATGCAGCCTTTGTGCTTGGTTGGTTCCACACTTCGTGCTCCTCATGGTTGTCATGCTCAGTATATGGCCAATATGGGATCAATTGCCTCGTTAGCAATGGCAGTTATCATCAATGGGAATGATGGGGAAACTGTTGGTGGGAGGACTGCAATGGGGTTGTGGGGCTTGGTTGTTTGCCATCATACTTCAGCTCGCTGCATTCCATTCCCTCTCCGCTATGCTTGTGAGTTCCTAATGCAGGCTTTTGGACTTCAATTGAATATGGAGTTGCAATTGGCATCACAATTGTTGGAGAAGCATGTTTTAAGGACTCAGACCCTCTTGTGTGATATGCTTCTTCGTGCCTCACCCACTGGAATTATTACTCAAAGCCCTAGTATTATGGACCTTGTGAAGTGTGATGGTGCCGCCCTCTACTATCAAGGGAAGTACTATCCACTAGGTGTGACCCCGACTGAGGCCCAGATCAAGGACATAGTGGAGTGGTTGTTGGCTTTCCATGGAGATTCCACAGGTTTAAGCACAGACAGTTTGGCTGATGCTGGGTACCCTGGAGCAGCCTTGCTTGGAGATGCAGTTTGTGGGATGGCTGTTGCTTTTATCACTAAAAGGGATTTTCTATTCTGGTTTCGTTCCCACACTGCAAAAGAGATCAAATGGGGTGGTGCAAAGCATCACCCTCAGGACAAGGATGATGGGCAGAGGATGCATCCACGTTCATCATTCAAGGCATTTTTGGAAGTGGTAAAAAGCCGCAGCTTGCCATGGGAGAATGCAGAAATGGACGCAATCCACTCTTTGCAGCTAATTCTGCGAGACTCATTCAAAGATGATGAGGCAAACAATTCTAAGGCTGTTATACATGCCCAGCTTGGGGATCTAGAGTTGCAAGGGATAGATGAGCTTAGCTCAGTGGCGAGAGAAATGGTCAGGTTAATAGAGACTGCAACTGCTCCTATATTTGCTGTAGATGTTGATGGCTGTATAAATGGGTGGAATGCAAAGGTTGCAGAGTTGACAGGGCTCTCAGTTGAAGAAGCTATGGGGAAGTCTTTGGCTCATGatcttgtttataaagaatCTAAAGAAGCAGTAGAGAAGCTTCTTTCTTGCGCTTTAAGAGGTAGTCAGTTTACATCTACTCTCTTTGTGTCTGTCAATCCAAGAAGTTTAATAGGATAATATATTGGTGTCCAATTTATGTTGAATTAAATCAAAAGATGTAAGAGAGCCCTTGAAATTAAAGCAACTAAAACAATTTCTTTAGCATGGAAAGTAGTTATTAGTATGTTGCATTAAATTGTGTTCTTTCCAGATGACAGGACAAATTTGTGATTTGCCAAAATATAGGTATTGCTCATGTTGTAATCatataatttgaattatatatgcAAGCAATAGGGTTATTCGATATTGTCCCTTTTTTGCAAAGCAAAAAAAGGGCTAATTTCGAATGACCTATCGCTTACATATACAATTCgaattatatatgcaatattGTCCCTTATGATGAACTATTAGTATTTTTGGCCCAAAGGTTCAAGAATTTCCACTGTGTTCTCCATAATGAACTTAATGGATGCCCCATTGTGGTTGCTGCTCATGCTGTTAGCATCTGGAGATGGACAGTGGCATGGGTGTCAATGTCCAACCCGGGGTACGCAGTGCCACTGCAGTGACTTAACAATCATAGACTTGAGCATGTTGTTGATATTCAGAAATGGTTCCCACGCCACAACAGAGAGGCTATTAATCTCTTGTTTCATGGATTGGAAGGTCACAATCTTATTCTTATGATTGGTTAGCACTACATTCATTTGTATTTCGAGCTTGAAAGGAACCTTCCATCAATTGACATATAGTATTTAGTATTGGCTTTGAAAGGGAGCTGGTTTTGgtaaatatgtttatattactttaatttaactaatgcaggtgaagaagaaaagaatgtaGAGATAAAAATGAGGACATTTGGCCCTGAGCATCAGAAGAAGGCTGTATTTGTGGTGGTCAATGCTTGCTCCAGCAAGGATTACACAAATAACATAGTTGGAGTTTGTTTTGTCGGTCAAGATGTTACTGGTCAAAAAGTGGTGATGGACAAGTTCATCAACATTCAAAGTGATTATAAGGCTATTGTTCACAGTCCCAATCCTTTGATCCCTCCCATATTTGCTTCAGATGATAACACATGTTGCTCAGAGTGGAACACTGCCATGGAAAAACTCACTGGGTGGGCCCGAGGGGACATAATTGGAAAAATGTTGGTTGGTGAGGTTTTTGGCAGTTGCTGTCGACTCAAGGGTTCCGATGCTTTGACAAAATTCATGATTGTCTTGCATAATGCAATTGGAGGGCAGGACACAGACAAgtttccattttccttctttgatcgAAAGGGGAAATATGTACAAGCTCTCTTGACAGCAAACAAGAGGGCAAATATGGATGGCCAGATTATTGGAGCCTTCTGTTTCTTGCAGATAGCTAGTCCTGAATTGCAGCAAGCCCTTAAAGTTCAGCGGCAACAAGAGAATAAATGCTTTGCAAGAATGAAAGAGTTAGCTTACATTTGCCAGGAAATAAAGAATCCTTTAAGTGGCATTCGCTTTACAAACTCTCTTTTGGAGGCTACAGAATTGACTGAAGATCAAAAGCAGTTTCTTGAGACTAGTGCTGCTTGTGAGAAGCAGATGTTGAAGATTATAAAGGACGTTGATGTGGAGAGAATTGAAGATGGGTAAGTTTCTCAaacaaattatttgatttacagttttacccaaaAGAAAATGTACTGCATGTAGTAATCTTTATTGTCATTTGGCTGCTAAACATTTTACaacttaattaaaatttgaGTGTAAACTAGTCATAATTTATCGTCATCTCTGTATTGCCACTAAATCTAATGCATCCAATTATGTACCATGATATAGTATTATCAGCTTCATATTAGGCAATTCCCTACAATAATTTCTTCACTGATGCGATAGCGTACTATGATGAAATTTAAATCTAttgactgcaagtatcattagATGCAGTTAACTCatcaaaatattctaaatatatatggcTGGCTACATGGACTCTTGAGTTATCATTCAACTTTACAGTGCTACCAAAACATAATATGTATACATTCGTAAAATTCTCTGCTACGATTTGTCAAAATGgggaaagaaatagaaatgttCTTGCTGAGAATAATTATAACTGTCTCCTCTACTCTAAATTTTCCTTGTATTTTCATTCCATTCCATATTATTCTTATCTTGTCTTCAGTCCTTCCTACCTTGTTCAAGTTTCACGCTTGTATTGATATCTATGCTTCAGCAATAATTTTGTTGACACAACCTGACTTAGTTTCTAATTTCGTTCAGAATCAGTTCATTGGAACTTGAGGAGGAGGAATTTTTACTCGGGAGTGTCATAAATGCTGTTGTTAGCCAAGTAATGATATTGCTGAGGGAAAGAAATTTACAATTGATTAGGGATATTCCGGAGGAAATCAAATCATTGGCTGTTTATGGTGATCAAGTGAGGATACAGCAGGTCCTTGCTGATTTCTTGCTAAATATGGTGCGTTATGCACCATCTCCAGAAGGTTGGGTTGAGATTCACGTTCATCCAAGCTTGAAGAAAACTTCTGATGGATTGACTCTTGTACATACAGAATTCAGGTATATTAGACTTgcattcatttttcattttcctaaCTATATGTGGCATACTATTAGGAATCATGTAAGTTATCTTACTCTTGAGTctttacttcttttttctttttcttttttcatattcttatcTTAATTTGTTCACTCCTCTTGTCCTTCAGCACTTCTTAGGATAAACATAGTGTCAATTTTTGAATTCTTGATCATTCGTTGTATTATTTCTAGTAAATTATGCTGCCAGGCCTGTtgctttatctttattttaaacctAAAAGAAGTTGACACTGATTCGGCCAAGTTAAGCATTCAATCAGATTTGAAGTGGTTGACTTATCTAATTTAAGACAATCATTTGACTCCCACTTAGATGTAAGTGGTTGATGTATCATAGACAAGATCTTTTGTGGTGGCAACCATTACTCCTAGGATGAGTTTTTGCATGTTCTATCCTATAACATTGCAGGACTTGATGATGTACAGGTGCAAGAATTCCTCTTACCTAATGCAGAGGCTTTACCCACTTCAACAGTGCGAAAGAGGCCTGCACTAGTGTCCGGGATCTGTAGGAATATTAGATATCCATTGCAGTACTCTTGTATTCCAGAAGGTTGTCTATGTTTAACTAATTTCCAATCCCCCTGGCCCTCCTGTccaaatcttatttttgttgcagTTTGTTTTCCATAATCTTGAGGGTCCAATAAGCTAATAGGTCCTCTGAGACTTACTTGCATCATCACTCTTTCTTAGATCTATGCCATCTGTTAACCTTGTCGTCATGGATTCTTAGGGCAGCCAATCATTATGTGGATGTTTTGGTGGAATCTTTAACCTGGTTtcaattatcattattttatattgctAGTTTTGCAATGCCCTATAGCCTATAGCCTATCAAGACTATTTTCCATGACATTTAGAAGTGGGTTTTGGAGTTGCCTATTGCCTGCATTAGGGTTAGCCTCAATTTGTCCTAACCATCCAGGGTTgcatctctattatatatatatatatatatatatatatataatttatcatgtgGACTAGTCAAGAAACAGTTTGACAATAATGAGCTTTAAGCATAAATTAAGCTAGTCACGTGATACTGGGAGAAAAGTTGCTTTGGCCAAATTCATTTGTAAGAACAGATTATATATGGAAGTAATTGGTGATTACTTGAAACTTCCTTTCCGTCCTAAGATGCTATAAATATGTGTGAAGATATGAATCTTATTAATGTCTTTTGATTTTCTTGTGActaatattgattttatctaTGAAGGATGGTATGCCCTGGCGAAGGTCTTCCTCCTGAATTGGTTCAGGACATGTTCCATAGCAGTCGATGGATGACTCAGGAAGGCCTTGGGCTGAGCATGTGCAGGAAGATTTTAAAGCACATGAATGGTGAGGTCCAATATATCAGAGAGTCTGAAAGATGCTATTTCTTGGTTATTCTTGAACTTCCCATGCCTCAGAGAGGCTCACAAAGTGTCGAGTAGGTCGTCAGCTTTGCAGATGCCCCAGACTGTAAAGCTTTCTCAGCTCTAACCCGAGATACTCCTTCAGGCATACACCCTTTGGACGGTTTGCTTTGCATAACCCAGATACAGTAATCACACTTGAACCGGAGGCACTTGACTAAGCTGATTCAGTAAGATTAAGAGCATGTCCTTCTACCCGTTTGGAATGTTATTCTCTTTGCTGTTGGGCAAGACTAGTCCCAGACACCTACCTATCTTATAAGGAAGCTGATTAATTTCTAGCTTGATGTAGTCTTAAGATCATACTAATGTAGTTGTGTACCGACCTTCTTACATGGTGTGCCGCCATACGTATTCATCGAAGAGCAAGAGTgccatttgaaat is a window from the Juglans regia cultivar Chandler chromosome 7, Walnut 2.0, whole genome shotgun sequence genome containing:
- the LOC108979502 gene encoding phytochrome B gives rise to the protein MASGSRNVRSQHDNQAQSSNTASNMRPHHAESSIPKAIEQFTVDARLHAVFEQSGESGKSFDYSQSVRATTQSVPEQQITAYLSRIQRGGHIQPFGCMIAVDEATYSVIAYSENARELLGLLPQSVPSLEKQEILAVGTDVRTLFMPSSSVLLEKAFGAREITLLNPVWIHSKNSGKPFYAILHRVDVGIVIDLEPARTEDPALSIAGAVQSQKLAVRAISQLQSLPGGDIKLLCDTVVESVRELTGYDRVMVYKFHEDEHGEVVAESKRPDLDPYIGLHYPSTDIPQASRFLFKQNRVRMIVDCNATPVQVVQDEGLMQPLCLVGSTLRAPHGCHAQYMANMGSIASLAMAVIINGNDGETVGGRTAMGLWGLVVCHHTSARCIPFPLRYACEFLMQAFGLQLNMELQLASQLLEKHVLRTQTLLCDMLLRASPTGIITQSPSIMDLVKCDGAALYYQGKYYPLGVTPTEAQIKDIVEWLLAFHGDSTGLSTDSLADAGYPGAALLGDAVCGMAVAFITKRDFLFWFRSHTAKEIKWGGAKHHPQDKDDGQRMHPRSSFKAFLEVVKSRSLPWENAEMDAIHSLQLILRDSFKDDEANNSKAVIHAQLGDLELQGIDELSSVAREMVRLIETATAPIFAVDVDGCINGWNAKVAELTGLSVEEAMGKSLAHDLVYKESKEAVEKLLSCALRGEEEKNVEIKMRTFGPEHQKKAVFVVVNACSSKDYTNNIVGVCFVGQDVTGQKVVMDKFINIQSDYKAIVHSPNPLIPPIFASDDNTCCSEWNTAMEKLTGWARGDIIGKMLVGEVFGSCCRLKGSDALTKFMIVLHNAIGGQDTDKFPFSFFDRKGKYVQALLTANKRANMDGQIIGAFCFLQIASPELQQALKVQRQQENKCFARMKELAYICQEIKNPLSGIRFTNSLLEATELTEDQKQFLETSAACEKQMLKIIKDVDVERIEDGISSLELEEEEFLLGSVINAVVSQVMILLRERNLQLIRDIPEEIKSLAVYGDQVRIQQVLADFLLNMVRYAPSPEGWVEIHVHPSLKKTSDGLTLVHTEFRMVCPGEGLPPELVQDMFHSSRWMTQEGLGLSMCRKILKHMNGEVQYIRESERCYFLVILELPMPQRGSQSVE